A genomic stretch from Helianthus annuus cultivar XRQ/B chromosome 1, HanXRQr2.0-SUNRISE, whole genome shotgun sequence includes:
- the LOC118490608 gene encoding uncharacterized protein LOC118490608: MKFLKSILKAFANFQVELTEAKVQLSNKDRDLRAKDIEIAELKRRLNEQIDRCESLEIDLEAEKVKAADAEEARAVSTAALNVAQTNYSEAQGIVDTLVSEAEWMRTRGVVLVANSILNASELDRAVAALTDAARAVGHQGGYLECADHVEQMLGQEFDISHCSVTEHADAALASAENSYDNLSLPIMELVVESLKKDDWCQRLKAVLDPPVTVELSDEEPAGDDGGDGPALGVGREDHRPGPDISED; the protein is encoded by the exons ATGAAATTTCTTAAGTCAATTCTCAAGGCATTTGCCAATTTTCAGGTTGAGCTGACTGAAGCCAAGGTGCAATTGTCCAACAAGGACAGGGATCTCCGAGCCAAGGACATTGAGATTGCGGAACTCAAACGTCGCTTGAATGAGCAAATCGACAGATGCGAGTCTTTGGAGATTGACCTTGAGGCTGAGAAGGTCAAGGCTGCTGATgctgaggaggcgcgtgctgtCAGCACTGCTGCGCTTAATGTGGCCCAGACGAACTACTCCGAGGCCCAAGGCATCGTTGATACGCTTGTCTCGGAGGCTGAATGGATGCGCACTCGCGGCGTAGTGCTG gttgccaactccatccTGAATGCGAGCGAGCTAGACCGCGCCGTAGCGGCTCTGACAGATGCGGCGCGTGCGGTGGGTCATCAGGGAGGCTACCTGGAGTGTGCCGATCACGTTGAGCAGATGCTTGGGCAGGAATTTGACATAAGTCATTGCTCAGTGACGGAACATGCTGATGCTGCACTGGCAAGTGCTGAAAACTCTTATGACAACCTTTCCTTGCCCAtcatggagttggttgttgaatcgttgaagaaagacgactggtgccAGCGTCTTAAGGCAGTCCTCGATCCACCAGTTACCGTCGAGTTGTCCGACGAGGAGCCAGCTGGAGATGATGGCggcgatg